A genome region from Macaca nemestrina isolate mMacNem1 chromosome 20, mMacNem.hap1, whole genome shotgun sequence includes the following:
- the LOC139360288 gene encoding deoxyuridine 5'-triphosphate nucleotidohydrolase, mitochondrial-like, translated as MPCSEETPAISLSKRPRPAEEGGMQLRFARHSKHATAPTRGSARAAGYDLYSAYDYTIPPMEKALVKTDIQIALPSGYYGRVAPRSGLAAKHFIDVGAGVIDEDYRGNIGVVLFNFGKEKFEVKKGDRIAQLICERIFYPEIEEVQALDDTERGSGGFGSTGKN; from the coding sequence ATGCCCTGCTCTGAAGAGACACCCGCCATTTCACTCAGTAAGCGGCCTCGGCCTGCAGAGGAGGGCGGCATGCAGCTCCGCTTTGCCAGGCATTCCAAGCACGCCACTGCCCCCACCCGGGGCTCCGCGCGGGCCGCGGGCTACGACCTGTACAGTGCCTATGATTATACAATACCACCTATGGAGAAAGCTCTTGTGAAAACGGACATTCAGATAGCGCTCCCTTCTGGGTATTATGGAAGAGTAGCTCCAAGGTCAGGCTTGGCTGCAAAACACTTTATTGATGTAGGAGCTGGTGTCATAGATGAAGATTATAGAGGAAATATTGGTGTTGTACTGTTTAATTTTGGCAAAGAAAAGTTTGAAGTCAAAAAGGGTGATCGAATTGCCCAACTCATTTGCGAACGGATTTTTTATCCAGAAATAGAAGAAGTTCAAGCTTTGGATGACACCGAAAGGGGTTCAGGCGGTTTTGGTTCCACtggaaagaattaa